GACGACGATAACCAAGAAGGTGATGCCGTCAGTGTTATAACGAACACTAACAGTGAATGGTCTGAAACAATACATAATCtcatcacttcttcttcttgtaaTAATCCGATTTCTCCATCACCcacttcatcatcttcatcctcaTTTTCAACGGTCACAACTCCGGTTTCGAAACAGACAGTAATCGAAGCAGCATCAGCAATTTACGAAGGTAAAACTGATGTTTACACTGAGATCTTGACTCGTGTGTCTCTGGTTTCGAGCCCAGGAGGGAATTCTGAGCAGAGATTGATTGAGTACATGTTGATGGCTTTAAAATCCCGGCTTAATTCTTCTGAAAACACAACTTCTGTAATGGAGCTGTATAGCAAGGAACATGTGGATGCAACCCAGTTGTTATACGACCTGTCTCCTTGTTTCAAACTTGGTTTCATGGCTGCCAATCTTGCCATCATTGACGCTACAAGAGAGCAAGAACAAGAGGCGAACACTTCCAGCAATGGCTTCCATgttgttgattttgatattgGTCATGGAGGGCAATACAAGAACCTTCTACACGCGCTTTCTGGGCTTCAGAATTCGAAGCCAGCCATTGTTAAGATCACAGCCGTTGCTGCTGATAGCAATGGCGTAGAGGAGGAGAGGCTGAGGCTAGTTGGTGAAACGCTTACCCAACTCGCTCGTCGAGTTGGTCTGAATTTGTGTTTCAACGTTGTGAGCTGCAAACTCAGTGAGTTGACTCGGGAGTCCCTCGGGTGCGAGCCGGACGAGGCATTGGCTGTCAATTTTGCGTTCAAGCTGTATAGAATGCCGGACGAGAGCGTGTCCTCCACCGAGAATCCCAGGGATGAGCTTTTGAGGCGCGTGAAGGGGCTGGCGCCGCGCGTGGTGACTGTAGTGGAGCAAGAAATGAATACCAACACGGCCCCATTCATGGCGCGCGTGAACGAATCCTGTTCATATTACGGAGCGCTATTCGACTCGATTGAGTCAACGGTTAAAGGGGATAACTCGGAGCGAGCCAAGGTCGAGGAGGGACTGGGGCGGAGGATGGTAAACTCGGTTGCTTGTGAAGGGAGGGACCGTGTTGAAAGATGCGAGGTGTTTGGAAAATGGCGGGCCCGGATGGGCATGGCAGGGTTCGAGTTGAAGCCTCTGAGTCACAACATAGCCGAGTCGATGAAAACGAGATTGAGTTTAGCAAACAGAGTTAACCCAGGATTTAGTGTTAAAGAAGAGAATGGTGGGGTATGTTTCGGTTGGATGGGAAAAACTCTCACAGTCGCATCTGCTTGGCGTTAacttcactttctttcttttatattattattactgttgCTGTTGTTATTAATTGTTTAGTGTTATTGTTAAAGTATATGTATacttatttttagtattatttttatcttttttttttgcttatgaaaatggaaagaaaatccACCAAAcgaaataatataaaaggagTGTTTGGATGAATTTGAGGAAGGAAGATTCTCTTCATTtgcatttattattgttgttattattattattattaatattaaatgtgaggtgtgtgtgtgtgtgtgtgtgtgtgtgtgtgtgtgtgtgtgtgtgtgtgtgaaggaATCTATGTGTTTGGTGTTATTTGCTAACACTTGTGTGATTTAGTTTGCTTGcttttttaaatcaatgatACTTTAATAGAGGGGAATtgctagatatagttaaaatcataataaaaggCTTTCAACTTTCTCAATTGCCCATAGTGTTTGTcgccaaaattattaaatttggctTGTTATACTTCTTCAGGGGTTGGGTGATATGaaacaagttaatttaatttaaactgTATCggtttgttttgaaataaaaatgattaatcaaatcatAGAttgattttattggattttaattGGGTTAATTCTcatctaatttaatttgaaatatagcTCAAACTAGatttcaaaataactatttattGGATTGATTTGTCAAGTTGAGTCGGTTTTAATAATTAATCctcatctaatttaatttaaaatatagctCAAACtaggttttaaaacaattgtttATTGGATTGACTTGTTAGTCCGGGTCGATTTTAATAATACTATTCATAACTagtaaatggattttttttgtttagttgacattaatgtcttttttgacaatgaattgtttttggtttgagttttttttttttaaaaaaaagaatagatctCTTTATAAaatgagtttaattttttttttaagtagtaTATGTTTATtcgatttaaaattattaagtacTTTGGTTAAGATGCGGATATTTATTGGTAAAGAAGacgaagaggaagaagaaagaaggatgGAGCATTCACACTGTTTGTAGGTTACGTGTTGAGTACCCATtaattatatacatatactaTACATACATAGCAATCATATAGTATCtccaataattaaattgatatcaTATAAGTGATTGAATTTccataagtaaataaaatttccTTAAGATAGCATTTATGGTATGAATAATTTGTAGTTATCATCTATTGGGGAATCTTGAAAATAGAAGTATAttctttcaagtgaaaaacactttgaaaaataactgttATCATCCTTTCAAATACCCTCTTAACCACGAAGATTATTCGATGATTCACTCTCGCATTCATGTGGACATGAGAGTAGAACTTAATGATTTCTTACAAAATTTGAGCTACGAGattcttttttgaattattgAGCTACGGACATTACATGATCGATGCAACTGAAGAGGTTGGAGGAGGACAAGGGAATTTGTTTTACTATTTTGGTACCTAAGATTAGAAACATCTATCCATACTTTAAGATGAAAAGACATCATCAAGTGAGGGGAACTGCAAACCTTTGCAACCATAAGCCCGAATTCAGTGTTCCAAAGTGACACTTGTTCTTTCAAGCACGAACATGGATCAATAATTATCAGTGATGATCATTTCACCGGAAACTGATGTATATTGACTGAACCGACTtgcatagataaaaaaaaatttagacttaactatctaggtggtgcccagtggtaagagtttgggaccaagaggtttgctccttctgtggtctcaggttcgagccctgtggttgctcatatgatgaccactggaggcttacatggtcgttaatttcagagcccgtgggattagtcgaggtgcgcgcaagctagcccggacacccatgttaaactaaaaaaaaaatttagactttaTATGACTCATGAAAAACTTGTAAGAAAAGGTCGGGTTTATGGTCGGTACGGACAAATGCCTATCCAActcgaaataaataaataaatagttttaaagcttgaaaattttaaatatatcccaaattaattgaatatataaataaatataactgAATATCGTCTCTGCAGAACACCCGGACTCACCTTCAATGATCAATCACTCAATGCTTATTGACACCAGCAAAACGTGTGATGCACAAGTTGCACACTTCTCCATGGAAAAACCCTAACAAATGCATAATAATTCGAGTTGTCATGGAAGGTTTCACACACATGGCAGTGGCTAAACAGTTACTATGTGTGACCTAAAAATGGGAAAGGAAACAAATGCTTTTTGAAACGAgcagggaaaaaagaagaacaaaagaatATAACTGACATTAGAATTCAATTAGCTAAGCTAATTGTGTgaattttaaagtaaatatcattattaaacTCGGCCATCATGTTTAATCGAGTGAATAGTTTGATCTGAgatgattttgaaattgaattaattgaaatttaattagattCAATTTCGGTTCAACTCGATCAACTTGACATGTTAATTTGCTGTGACTCGATTaacactttgtaattttttttttgaaagttgtgttgttttaatttgtctaaaaaaattaaaattactacACTGTATAAAGTAAgagtaaaataaagaaaattagcaATGGTGTCCATAGATGGTTGGATTTGACGGGCTGAATAGATTATCACGAACATGTCACCAAATGAGATCAAAGTCACTTTACACAATAGTAAAGTCAAAACCCTTTTTTTGTCTCTTaatatttacattttatttaaactttataataaagTTGTGGtactttttatcctttttcatCCAGTGGCACAGCATGAACGAGTGTCACCCGGCTCTTGTTGGTCTCGATGCTCTTAATAGTGAAAATTAATTCATGAGcatttaattcaaagaaaaaagatttagcTCAAATCTCAATTTTTCTCCCCTTTTTAGTTGCTAAATCTGATCCACCCGAGAAGTTATCCTGAACAAACAACTCGTTATCTGGTCCTAATTGGAATgagattttaaattgaatttttaaaaatattaatttaatattaatcgATTAATCCAATTAGATTGATCCCATTAAttcgatgatgattttttaaaaaataaagtaatattattgaaaatccAATTAACTAAATTCTTTTTCGGAGGTACGACAAGTAACAACTAGGCTTCCTAGCACTCTAAAAacggaaaaagaaaaggaataagaaAACGGTTCATTGGAGGGCCAGGCCCAAGACTATCACACAAGCTCAAGACTGTAGCCACTGGGCCAGGCCTTGTACATTTCAAGCCCCATCCAAGAAAACCTGCCGAAGGAATCCAggcctagaaaaaaaaaaaaaaatggatcctAATCCATCCTTGGAAtacatttattattttggatttttagtttcaaaattattttgtattggattgagaaaaaacaatgttgtgTCCAAATCTAGGAGGGTTGTCGTAAATAAATTAGTAAATATTTTAGCTCGCTTGTGTATAAATTATTCATGGAAAATTTTAAATacatgatatatttcatttagatgaatttaatatgttttttttagataataatctaaattttaaatttaattttagttgacATATAAACtaatccaaaaatattcttttaattaaactaaatttttttatgtcaaaaccAATCATTAAGCTAGGACGTGATGCATGTATtcggcaatttttttttaacccaaatgGTTATGAGGATTGGCTTTAAGAGATCTCATACCCATTTAGTTATGTTTAAATCTGGTTAGGGTTTATGATATTCTTACAAAGGGAGGAAATCTTGATATATAATCGAATATCAATATTTTCGGTTTGGATGAACCACTGCCCCAGGGATGCTCACTATTGCCTCCTTCAGAACAGCGATCTCACCCTCAAGATCTTTGAACTTACGACTCACATCTGCCGTAAAGTTCACATACTGCCTCGCAGCCCTCTCAGCCATTTCTACTGCGTATGCAAGTTTTTGGTTCATGGATTGTTCTTCGTTTTCAGCCACAGGACCTAGAACAGTTTCGAGACGAGAGAGTCTCTCTCAAATCGACTCCATGTTGCCTGATGACATTCACTCTCGGACCAAGTCCTCAAAACAGAATAGAccgtgctctgataccaattcaACACACGTATTGGGTTGACGTGCATGACTGTCTCTTCAGGTTCACTTTCATTAACCATAATGACAttcaatttttctctcttaGTACATTCCCTAGCATAATGCGGCCCTCCATATATGAAACATCTTGGCTTTTCCTTTGTCAATAAAAGGTCTAAatccatattcttttaattaaattaattttttttatgtcaaaaccATAAGCTAGGACGTGATGCTTGTATgtggcaattttttttaacctaaatgGTTATGAGGATTGGCTTTAAGGGATCTCATCTTATCGTACCCATTTAGTTATGTTTAAATCTAGTTAAGGTTTATGATATTCTTACAAAGGGAGGAAATCTTGATGTATAATCgaacaatattttgttttaattagctTGAGGGTTAACTTTGCAACAAATAGCAAATTTGTGATCGGGGTCAAGAGTTTTACTTTTAGGATCTATATGAATCATTTTGTAAGCATAGGGACTAGAATGTACACtttatggaaaaacaaaaacctcatcttttttaaaatatttatataataatcaagATTTGTGTTTtagaaagatattaaaataatattttttttatattttaaaaattatttttaatattaatatattaaaatattttaaaaacattaaacaaatattaattacaaatgaaaaaaaaatatttttaaaatatttttggaacataaaaaaaaaatgatctaattaaattacctaaaacaaaaaaaacccacagAAATGGTATCATCTCCTGTTCTCCCCTCACCAAcctccctcttctcctctccCTTCCTCCCTCCGCAGTAAACTTTCCATCCCTCCACCACTAACCGCCGCCTTCTCTTCTCAAACTGCATGCATAATCCACAACTGAAAACCCCAAGAAACAAACAAACCATGACCAAACTGCAATCACTCTCGGTCTCTTAGACTTCAATGCTTGGTGTCTTGACAACATTGCTAATGCTGAACTTGCAGATTATGGTCCGGTTCGTGGTACCATGGTTACTTGTCCCTATGGTTATGCCATCTGGGAAGCCATTCAGGTCCTTAAAAATCCGAGCTTTTTAGTTGAAAGTAgataattttgagatttttttttaatgggatgTTGAAAGTTTTGAGCTTTTTGTGGGTTTTGGCATTGCAGGATTATTCGAAGGTGAAGTATAAGAAGACTGGACATAGCAACGCGTACTTTCCTCAGGCTTGTTTTGTGgggtatttatttatttgtctgtGGAATGTTATAAATGCAGTGTTGTGATTGAGTTGAGGTTTTGAGTTGAGTGGAGTGTTATGACTTATGATCCGTGTTTGGTTTGTTTAGGTAGGTTGAAAAAGGGTCCGAGGTTAACTTTGAGTTAAGAAAGTACTCAAGCTCGgtttgttcactttttttaataagtctAGGTTTATGCTGAGGATATAGTGACAAAACGACTAaggaaattaaacaatttatcaTCTAAGGATTAgtttgtagtttttgttttattagaaaTACAGCAAAGTGGTATGCCTTAATATAACTTTTCCCAAAATCAATTCTTAAAGACATATTCTGTGGTCATGGACACTTTGAGCTGAGTATTCTATTGTTTGAGTTTGTTTGTGAATgatattgaatttgaattatgggACTAATTTGCTTTTCTTTGCGTACAAATGAGTTTGTGTATGATGTTTTTATGAGACAAATCAGAGCTGAGCTCAAGTAGCATGGTTTGTTTTTACAATTGAAACTGCATGTGTGTGTTCTTGTGGATGGACTTTGTTTGAGTTTGTCTTTAATTCTTATGCTGGTATTTGTGTGCTGTAGTTTATACCAATACTCATTTATTGAGAAAGAAGCTAGTCATGTTGAGGGGTTCAGTCCAGAACTGGCTCTTGTAACTATCACGGGAGGAAAGGAACTTGAAGAAAAACTTGTggtaacatttgattttttctagtcTTGGAAATTTAAGGGTTGATGAAAATGTTATGttgtttcattttcttgaaaaacaatGACCTGAGTTTTGGCTTTGATTGTTGCACTTGCTGAGGTTGTGGCAGGTTTGATCCACTAGTGAAACCATAGTGAATCACATGTTTACTCAGTGGGTTCATAGTTATCGTATCTTCCTCTCAAGGTAAACCATGTAAAAGTTTGGTCACCTGTAGCGAATAGCTTCCAATCATGGAGGGTTGTTATGTACaactgtttttttccccttccccttcctattaatattttgttttctgttttagtGGGTAAATGTCACAAGATCAGAGATGTGCACAAAACCATTTGCGAGGACTCTTGAATTTCTGTGGCAGGAGGGTCACACAGCTCATGCCAATCCAGAGGAGGCAGAAAACGAGGTTTGCATTTTATTGAGCTGTAGTATGCTTGATATATGATAGCGTACTAGCATTTGCATTAAATGGATTTGCGCTGCTGAATCGCAGGCATTACAGATGATCGACGTCTATACAAAATTCGCTTATGAGCAAGCTGCAATACCTGTTATTACAGGTAGAAAATCAAAACTGGGAACTCTTGCTGGTGCTGATAGGACATATACAATAGAGGCTATGATGGGTGATCAGAAGGCATCACAGGCCGGAACTAGCCACAGCCTTGGGCAAAGCTTTTCTTGGGCTTTTGGAACGCAGGTATTTTAGTCAGTAGTTACTAGATAAGATTATTTCACACACTTTATGAGTTGCTGCTAGCTGAGTGTTTTGTTGCTCTATTTCTCGCATGATATCATTTGATGCAAAGAAAAGTCAACAGcgtaattttgaaaatatattttattaattaaatcctttttaGTGAATTATCAGCTAGTTCCTGTGGATAATTATGGAATagggaaaaaacaaatgttgCAACTTAAGATTTGAGTTAAATCCTGGTTAATTTACCTGGGAAATTCCCTTCCATTTGATTTAGAAACAACAAAATGGCCAGTGTGCATTTTGGCATCTATAAACAATTAGTCTGAATGAACTTACCTTTactattccttttgttttccgtCTATGTAACATTTATAACGCTTAACCTACCATGTGGTTcggtttatttttctcttcgCAAAACCACGCGCCTTAAATACCATGTCCTACATGAAGTAGTTCAGATGGCAACGCCTGAGCTTTAGACTGTATAAGAGCCTACAGATAGCTTAATTCGGTGCCAGCACTATCCTGAATTCCCGGTCACCTTATTGGGTCCGGCGCTTTGTAGTCTTATCCTAGGCATggtgttttaaagtgtttttgtcCAATACCATATGCCTATGTTTGGTAGCCACTCGTTTATGATGAAGGAGAAAAGGAACCTATGTAATACATGTGCAGTATATAGCAATGTAGTGTGCGAGAAGCAGAAATGCATGCAAGTATGTAGGTGTATTATCCAAGCATGTGTATAGGTGCATGCAATTGTCTAGGTGTCTTGTCCCGATAATATGCAAGAAGACAAGTGTCTTTGAGGTGTCATGCACTAAAGCTTGGCTAATGTTAGGTAAGACCTATCCATCTACACGTCCAATAACCAAGCTTACTAACACTTTTAGAAGGAGGCATCATGTTTGGAACAAGCAAGCTCTTTTGAATAAGAATCCCCAAGTACACATACGTTATAGTTTTATCCAATGCTTTCCTCTTTGTTAACCTTATACATACCACCACCTTTCATGTCCCTATACAAATTACATGTATCACAAGAATAGACCCTTGTGCATAACAGCctccttgttttgtttataGCAATTCAACTGGGTTGCACAGTGGTGATGTGCATAAAGCAAAcaaagaagaggaagataaAAAGGAGATTGTATGATAACGTGGAGTTTTATTTCAACAAAGCTTGTTTGGCACATAAGAGAATGCCTACTTATATAGGTATTATGAGTCTTGCTTATTTGGGCACATAGGTGAACACATGATAGCTAAACATGAGTACAAGTGTTTGTACACAGCCCCTCAAAGACACTTGTGTTCTTGCTCATTATCAAGACACTACTTAAAGGCACCAAGACCTTTGCGTGCACCCATTCTTATTCTGGCAAGCAATTACAATATATCTCCCATTGCATTCTCTGATATGAAGTGGCTCAGTTGGCCATGTCCGAGTTTTAACTTTATCAGCTTCTATGGCAAGTGTCTAAGCTTAACTCAGTGGTAGCACAACAATGATCATCTCATTGGTCCAGCATTTTGCACTCTTAACCTAGGTGTGATTGTTAAATCGTTTAGCTGTGTTGCCATTGTCTTCAAGAAGTGTACATAAACACCAGTAAAGGGTAATATCCTGCTTATTCTTCGCCTATGTGCATTTGGATGCATGGGTGAATACCGGACTTTGTTGATTGTCTGTTCTCTGCCAATGACTTTTTTctccttgatattttttcatgttttccttttaaCCTACCAAATAAAGAAATCGATCCTTTCCTTCCCCTCACTACTGAATTTTACTTATAATTTGAGAAGTCCATGATCTTAACAGAAATTATGTGCCTGTACagtttatggatgaaattggAGAGAGGCAACATGTGTGGCAGACATCATGGGCTATCAGCACCTGCTTTGTTGGTGGTATAATTATGACCCATGGTGATGATTCTGGTCTAATGCTACACCAAAACTTGCACCAATAAAGGTACTTGTGTATCTCTATTAGTGATTTCTTAAGTTAGCATATATGTGtttgttattatcattgttGTTTTACATGCATTTAGATCAAAGGTACTTTGGTACctgtctttcaattttatgtacttGATCTAAGAATAGAGATGTTTCATTCTGTTAAGGAAGCTTGTTGTTGCTCTCTTTTGTGGTTGTAATATAGCAGCACATCCCAGGGGTGTGCTTGCTGTGTTCAGGTACTTGGACAAGCAATCTTTTGTCTATTGGAGAAAAATATCTCATCAGGACAGTCTATGCATAAGCATTTGGTTTCAGTCTTCTGATAGGTGCCTGTATGAAAGTAAAGTTTAGGTTTTCGAGTTGTCATTTTCACGTTTAGTAGATAACAAACAACTCGTTTTATGAGCTATACTACCATTTCAATTTGTTCTTCCTATCTGTGTTGCATTCTTCCAGGTGGTGATTGTGCCAATCTGGAGAAAGGAGGATGAAAAAACTGGAGTTCTCAATACAGCATCTTCTGTAAAAGAAAACTTGCAATCTGCTGGTATCAAAGTTAAACTTGATGACATGGATCAAAGAACCCCGGGATGGAAGTTCAATTTCTGGGAGATGAAGGTCTgttcttattcttattttaagtacatgaacaaaagaaaagattaataattaattaatgatttagccCTCTAATTAATTATGACTTTCATGAAAGGTGCCCGGATGTGTCTCGGTCATTAAAGCTTATGGTAATCTGTCAAAAAGAATCTGAATTGTACATTTCTTCTTGTGCTTGATGTCAATTTTGGATGCTTATGTCATTGTGTGACTTATGCAATGTGTTGGACTTGCTACACCTGGtcctcacttttattttattttaaaaaaaatagtttcaattAGTCCCAACcgtgcttttgatttttttttgtttcaaatttatttttttggtgattttggATTGTCTTGATGTGCtgtcaaaaatgaaaaaaacgttattttgattcatttccaagtgaaaagcactttgataAACAACTTCTACCACAAACCCTTATCCCTGTTCATAAAAAGAAAGCCTTTGAaacgttttttaaaaaaatggtttcagttgtttttttcataaaagaaagcCTTTGAAACGTGTGGAACAGCCCTTATTTTTTCaagcaaatattaaataatacttTGGTTTCAAGAGGGGGTACCTCTGAGGATTGAAATTGGTCCCCGGGATGTTTCAAGTGGAAGTGTGGTCATGGTCAAATCAGGAGAGATGTTCCTGGAAAGCAAGGAAAAGTGTTGGAATATCCATGGAGCCTTCAATTTAGAAGCTTATGTCAAGGACAAGTTGGATGAGATCCAGTCATCTCTTCTGGGTAGGCCAACATCATTTCGAGATAGGTGCATTCTCTTGCTCAAACATTATGTGTAGTGGAAGCTTAGTTATGTGCATCAATTATTGGATATGCGAGGTCTACTTTTCATCGAGGtcatctattattatttttcagaattatAGCATAATCTCTTGGTGACGAATTTGTTTATAAACAGTGATTTCTGCACCCTGCCACAATAAAAATGCTAATATTTATGTCTATACCACTGCTGCTCACATCCTTTTCTTTGTGGACTTTGCTTTGATGTCAAGGCAGTAATAGCACCTATAGGCTTCTTTAGGAGAAAAACAGGTTGTGGTCTAATAATGCAAATAATAAGTTGACTTTTTCAAACACGCGAGGCATAATCATCATAGTAGACCATCCTACCAGAATGAAAAGGAATGCCAGCATGATTCACAGGAAGCAATAAATTGCTTTTTTACTAGCAAGGATGTAAGAATTGTTTTCCTAAGACCATAGGTTTTCTATTTCATATAACATTAACTTTGTCACATGATGGAAACTGCCAAA
The DNA window shown above is from Populus trichocarpa isolate Nisqually-1 chromosome 4, P.trichocarpa_v4.1, whole genome shotgun sequence and carries:
- the LOC7493597 gene encoding scarecrow-like protein 8, with product MASGFSGGGGGGGGGVQDFYTNRSPIIPTMNLTNNHHNPSSLPPYRTNQIFLDQNLSSHNYQQIAQHRAIFPTTTATTTLIGKRTLADFQAFQQSPPQQNLLNQAALNNLLLRSVKPRINNNIFQQNTSPISTLDFSVSNLSPELPSLMSQRYGLPLLQQLRPQHHQQHQQQQPMNLISPIGIINNNRSSNNSMMPYVNMLQNQNGGGNGIVMGQDREKKMLNQLQELEKQLLDDDDDNQEGDAVSVITNTNSEWSETIHNLITSSSCNNPISPSPTSSSSSSFSTVTTPVSKQTVIEAASAIYEGKTDVYTEILTRVSLVSSPGGNSEQRLIEYMLMALKSRLNSSENTTSVMELYSKEHVDATQLLYDLSPCFKLGFMAANLAIIDATREQEQEANTSSNGFHVVDFDIGHGGQYKNLLHALSGLQNSKPAIVKITAVAADSNGVEEERLRLVGETLTQLARRVGLNLCFNVVSCKLSELTRESLGCEPDEALAVNFAFKLYRMPDESVSSTENPRDELLRRVKGLAPRVVTVVEQEMNTNTAPFMARVNESCSYYGALFDSIESTVKGDNSERAKVEEGLGRRMVNSVACEGRDRVERCEVFGKWRARMGMAGFELKPLSHNIAESMKTRLSLANRVNPGFSVKEENGGVCFGWMGKTLTVASAWR